The proteins below come from a single Triticum aestivum cultivar Chinese Spring chromosome 5D, IWGSC CS RefSeq v2.1, whole genome shotgun sequence genomic window:
- the LOC123119567 gene encoding pentatricopeptide repeat-containing protein At5g14770, mitochondrial, producing the protein MAPPPQPLHASFLCSLALALLRAGRLSAASHVASTLPAASPPDALLRRLIPALAYSGLAAAAVRFRPVPGDPLSLNSILLSHCALRSLRPALALLRSSESVDTVSYNVVISGLAEQGRHGGLAPALLAEMCKRGVPFDAVTVNTALVALCRDGQVEAAAALAEMMVRGGGIHRLDVVGWNALIDGYCKTGDMEAALAAAQRMKTQGVGVDVVGYNTLIAGLCRAGEADAARDMLETMKRDGMEPNVVTYTMFIAECCRTNAVDDAFSLYEEMVRMGVLPDVVTLSALVDGLCRTGRFSEAYALFREMEKIGAAPNHVTYCTLIDSLWKARRGSESHGLLGEVVSRGVVMDLVMYTSLMDWLGKQGKIDEVKDMFHCALSDNHTPNGVTYTVLIDALCRAGNVDGAEQMLLEMEDNSVRPNVVTFSSIINGLSKQGLLDKATDYMRKMKERGIDPNVVTYGTVIDGFFKYQEQEAALDLYHEMLCEGVEVNKFIVDLLVNGLRKNGKMEEAEALFRDMNKRGMLLDHVNYTTLIDGLFKMGNMPAAFKVGQELTERNLLPDAVVYNVFVNCLCMLGKSKEAESILKEMQTTGLKPDQVTYNTMITAQCREGKTAKALKLLHEMKRSSIKPNLITYSTLIAGLFEVGSIEKAKFLLNEMASSGFSPTSLTHRKVLQACSQSGRPNVILEIHEWMVNAGLSVDITVYNTLLRVLCYHGMTRKATVVLQEMSGRGITPDTITFNALILGHFKSTHVDNAFATYDEMLRHGVSPNIATFNTLLGGLESAGRIGEADKVLNEMKRRGIEPSNLTYDILVTGYGKQSNKIEAMRLYCEMVAKGFLPKVSTYNALISDFVKVGMMSQAKELLNEMNKRGVPPTSCTYDILVCGWAKLRNGTEVRKLLKDMKDKGFSPSKGTLSSICRAFSKPGMTWEARRLLKKLYKV; encoded by the coding sequence atgGCGCCACCGCCCCAACCCCTCCACGCCTCATTCCTCTGCTCCCTCGCGCTCGCGCTCCTCCGCGCCGGCCGCCTCTCCGCGGCCTCCCACGTCGCCTCCACCCTCCCGGCCGCGTCCCCTCCAGATGCCCTCCTCCGCCGCCTCATCCCGGCCCTCGCCTATTcgggcctcgccgccgccgccgtccgcttcCGCCCCGTCCCCGGCGACCCGCTCTCCCTCAACTCCATCCTCCTCTCCCACTGCGCCCTCCGCTCGCTCCGTCCCGCGCTGGCCCTCCTCCGCTCCTCCGAGTCCGTGGACACCGTCAGCTACAACGTCGTCATCTCGGGCCTCGCCGAGCAGGGCCGCCACGGGGGCCTCGCCCCGGCCCTGCTCGCCGAGATGTGCAAGCGCGGCGTCCCGTTCGACGCCGTCACGGTCAACACGGCGCTCGTGGCGCTCTGCAGGGATGGCCAGGTGGAGGCAGCGGCGGCGTTGGCTGAGATGATGGTGAGAGGCGGGGGAATCCACAGGCTGGATGTGGTGGGCTGGAATGCTCTCATTGATGGGTACTGTAAGACGGGAGACATGGAGGCGGCGCTGGCAGCGGCCCAGAGGATGAAGACACAGGGGGTGGGAGTTGATGTGGTAGGGTACAATACCTTGATTGCTGGGCTCTGCCGTGCCGGCGAGGCTGATGCTGCACGGGACATGCTGGAGACAATGAAGAGGGACGGCATGGAGCCGAACGTGGTGACCTACACGATGTTCATCGCTGAGTGTTGTAGGACGAATGCGGTTGATGATGCCTTCAGTCTGTACGAAGAAATGGTGAGGATGGGTGTCCTGCCGGATGTGGTCACACTCAGCGCTCTGGTTGATGGACTTTGCAGGACCGGACGGTTCTCAGAAGCATATGCACTTTTCAGGGAGATGGAGAAGATTGGGGCTGCGCCGAACCATGTCACCTATTGTACACTGATTGATTCATTGTGGAAGGCGCGGAGGGGCAGTGAGTCGCACGGTCTATTGGGGGAGGTGGTCTCCAGAGGTGTGGTCATGGATTTGGTCATGTATACATCTTTGATGGACTGGTTGGGCAAGCAAGGGAAGATCGATGAAGTGAAGGACATGTTTCATTGTGCTCTGTCGGATAATCATACTCCCAATGGTGTTACTTATACCGTACTCATCGATGCACTCTGCAGAGCTGGGAATGTTGATGGGGCAGAGCAGATGTTGTTGGAAATGGAGGATAATTCTGTTCGTCCAAATGTAGTTACGTTCTCATCAATCATCAATGGTCTTAGTAAACAAGGACTGCTTGACAAGGCAACTGATTACATGAGGAAGATGAAGGAAAGGGGCATTGATCCAAATGTTGTGACCTATGGAACAGTTATTGATGGCTTCTTCAAGTACCAGGAGCAAGAAGCAGCTCTTGACTTGTACCATGAAATGCTGTGTGAGGGTGTGGAAGTTAATAAATTTATTGTTGATTTGCTGGTGAATGGTCTGAGGAAAAATGGGAAAATGGAGGAAGCTGAAGCATTGTTTAGAGATATGAATAAACGTGGTATGCTGCTAGACCATGTAAACTACACCACTTTGATAGACGGGCTCTTTAAAATGGGTAACATGCCGGCTGCCTTCAAAGTTGGTCAAGAGTTGACGGAGAGAAACTTGTTGCCTGATGCTGTTGTCTATAATGTGTTTGTCAATTGCCTTTGTATGCTTGGGAAATCTAAGGAAGCAGAATCAATTTTGAAAGAGATGCAAACTACAGGTTTAAAACCTGACCAGGTGACATATAATACTATGATCACTGCACAGTGCAGGGAAGGGAAGACTGCCAAAGCTCTAAAACTCCTCCATGAAATGAAGAGGAGTTCCATAAAGCCGAACCTCATCACATACAGTACACTTATTGCGGGTCTTTTTGAGGTTGGGTCTATCGAGAAGGCGAAGTTTTTGTTAAATGAGATGGCTTCTTCTGGATTCTCTCCGACCTCTCTGACTCATCGAAAGGTGCTGCAAGCATGCTCCCAAAGCGGGAGACCAAACGTGATTTTGGAAATTCATGAATGGATGGTGAATGCTGGGCTTTCTGTTGACATCACTGTCTATAATACACTTCTGCGTGTTTTATGTTACCATGGAATGACAAGAAAAGCTACAGTTGTCTTGCAAGAGATGTCGGGAAGAGGAATTACTCCAGACACCATCACATTCAATGCTCTAATTCTCGGTCATTTCAAGAGCACCCATGTAGACAATGCCTTTGCTACTTACGATGAGATGCTTCGCCATGGGGTCTCACCGAACATAGCTACATTCAACACGCTCTTGGGTGGGCTTGAGTCAGCTGGAAGAATTGGAGAAGCAGATAAGGTGCTGAATGAGATGAAGAGAAGGGGCATTGAGCCCAGCAATCTGACTTATGACATACTGGTCACGGGATAtggaaaacaaagcaacaaaatcGAAGCAATGCGGTTGTATTGTGAAATGGTGGCTAAAGGCTTTCTTCCAAAAGTAAGCACATACAATGCACTCATAAGCGACTTCGTTAAAGTGGGAATGATGAGTCAAGCTAAAGAGTTGCTCAACGAAATGAACAAGAGGGGTGTTCCACCCACATCCTGCACTTACGATATTCTTGTGTGTGGATGGGCGAAGCTTAGAAATGGAACAGAGGTGAGAAAATTGCTCAAAGATATGAAGGACAAAGGATTTAGTCCCTCGAAAGGCACTCTTAGTTCTATATGCAGAGCATTTTCAAAACCAGGAATGACCTGGGAAGCTCGgcgtttacttaaaaagctttatAAGGTTTAG